The sequence AAGACAATAGTTTTTTTTACCGGAACACTTTTTATAAATAAAATTATTTACTAAATTTGTGGTTCATAATAAATGAATAATGAGGATAAAAATGGCGCGTAGATGTCAGGTTACAGGCGTTGGTCCCGTAAGTGGTCATAACATTTCGCACGCTCACAATAGAACCAAAAGAAGATTTCTGCCGAATTTGCAGAAAAAAAGAATCTGGGTTAAAGAACTCAACAGATTTGTTACCGTGAAATTGACCACAAGCGCACTCAGAACTTTGGCTAAAAACGGTACCGGCGAATTGGCTAAATTGATTACTTCCGGTAAAATCAAAGTTAGATAGTCCAGATATTTTTATCGTAAGAATTTCAAAAAGAGGCTTTCTCGAGCCTCTTTTTTATTTTAAATATGTTTAATTACGGATTTTTTAGTAATATTAATTTTTGAATTTTCGACTCACCATTATATATTTAAATATCCTATAGAATTAATAGGAGGATTAATGAAAATAGCCGTCTGTCTTAATCATGTGCCGGACACGGCATCCAAAATCAGTGTCGGACCGGATAATAAATCGATCGACACAACCGGCATTACCTTCGTCGTCAATCCGTATGATGAATTTGCGGTAGAAGAAGCATTGAAAACCAAAGAAAAATTGGGCGGCGAAACTGTCGTAATCAGTCTGGGTAACGACAACCACAAAGAATCAATTAAAAAAGCGCTTGCAATGGGTATTGATAATGCGGTTTTACTCAAAACAGACGAAATTTACGATTCGCTTTCGGTGGCTAAAACTTTAGCCAACGAAATTAAAGCTCAAAAGGCCGAAATTGTATTTTTTGGCAAACAATCGGTCGACTATGACAACGGAGTCGTCGGGCAAATGTGCGCCGAATTACTCGGTTATAATTCGGTATCTGTTGTTGTCGCTTTGGAAATAGAGGGGAATAAAGTGAAGGCGGAAAGAGAAATCGAAGGCGGACGCGAAGTTGTAGAAACCGAATTGCCTGTAATTATAACAACGCAAAAAGGCTTGAACGAACCTCGTTATGCTTCGCTCAAAGGGATTATGGCGGCAAAGAAAAAAGCGATTGAAGAAAAAGCTCCTGAGACGGTATCGAATTATACCGAAGTTCTAAGTATGAAAAAGCCGCCGGCAAAACAACCGGGCAGAATTATAGGCACGGATGCCTCGGCTGTGCCGGAATTAATTCGCCTGCTCAAAGAAGAAGTAAAAGTCATTTAAAGGTGATATATGGCAAATAAAATTTTAGTGTTTCTCGAACAGCGACAGGGACAAATAAAGAAATCTTCTTATGAGGCCGTCTCCGCCTCTATTGCGCTGTCGCAGAATTTGAACTCGGAAATCGAAGGAGTTGTCATCGGCGGCGAAGTCGAAAATGTCCGACTTGCCGGAAATTACGGTCTGAAAAAACTATACCATATTAAAAACGAACAACTCGAAAATTATTCATCCAGCGCTTATACGGATTCACTCCTCGAGATTATCAATACGGCGGACGCTCAAATAATAGTTTTTTCATCCACTTCAATGGGAAAAGATTTAGCGCCTCGTATAGCGGCCAAACTGGATTGCGGTATTGTAACAGACGTAACGGAATGGAAGGTTGAGAACGGCGAAATTATTGCGACAAGACCGGTATACGCCGGTAAAGCTTTAACCGATGTCAAAGTTAAATCCGAAAAGAAAATCTTTACTTTAAGACCTAACGTATTTAAAGCGGAAAAAATCTCGGAACAAGAGGCGGAAATTGAAGTAAAAAATCCCGGAGATTTGAATCTCAAGACAAGAGTAGTTGACATTAAGAAGTCCGATACAAAACTCGACGTAGCGGAAGCCGACATAATTGTTTCGGGCGGAAGAGGTATGAAAGCGCCTGAAAATTTCAAACTTATCGAAGAGCTTGCGGATTTATTAGGCGCCGCCACGGGCGCTTCCAGAGCCGTAGTGGACGCGGGATGGCGCCCTCACAGCGAGCAAGTCGGTCAAACCGGAAAAACCGTATCCCCAACGCTTTATATTGCGCTCGGCATTTCAGGCGCTATTCAACACCTTGCGGGTATGAGATCGTCTAAGTACATTGTGGCTGTAAATAAAGACAAAGACGCTCCGATATTTCAAATTGCGGATTACGGAATTGTGGGCGACGTTTTCGAGATTGTTCCCGCAATGATTGAAGAACTAAAAAAATTAAGAACAATTGAGCATGGATAAAGTTCAAGTTGAAATATTAGGTTTATCAGCCAGCCCCTCTACCGGAGGGGCTTATGCCCTTTTATTAAAAGAAGTTTATGGATTGCGTCGATTGCCCATAATTATCGGGTCATTCGAAGCTCAATCGATCGCACTGGAAATCGAAGGAATAAAAGCTCCGCGTCCGTTAACGCACGATTTAATGAAAATTCTTCTCGACCATTTGGGCGCGACAGTTACAGAGGTTGTAATCGACGAATTAAGAGATAATACTTTCTATGCAAAAATTAAACTTGAGGTCTCCTCGCTTACTCACGAAATCGATTCCCGTCCCAGTGACGCTATCGCTTTGGCAGTGAGAACCGGCTCGCCTATTTATGTGTCTGAAGACGTTATGAGATTAGCTTCTTTCGTACCATCCAGCGAAGACGTAGAAGGAGGCGAAAATCCCGAGGAAGAAGACGAATACGAAGAACCCAAACCGATGCGCGAAAAAAGACCGATTTCGAAAGAAGGAAGAATAGCGGAATTGCAGGATCAATTGCGAGAAGCTATCGAAAAAGAAGACTATGAAAGAGCGGCTAAACTCCGGGATGAAATCAACAGATTGAAAGGGACAAATTAAATCATTCGAATACCACTTTGCCTATTTCACATTCGAGGCACTTATTTTTAGAACAATAATTCCTGAATAAATCAATCATCCCCTGCGCGTAAACAGTTTTCTTAACTTTACTTTGAACTCCGAGGGCGTCCGCTACATTGTGTATAATCTGGTTCTCCGCGCGCTGTTCATAAATTCCGTACGTTTTAACTACTTTATCTGTCAACTGCTCGTGACCGTAAATCTTGAAATAGACAGCAAAATACGGTAGGATTACGTTAATCATGATTTCGTCTGCACGCGAAGCTCCGACAAAATACTTTATATCGGTTGATGCGCGCTCTCCAAATACATAGTGGCTCTTCCAATAACCGTCCGATTTTATTACAAACAAAGATCTTACCGAATTAACAAGGACTCCGATATTACGAATTTCTTTAATCTTTTTAGTAATAATTCCTATTAAGTCGTTATGCAACAATTGATATAGTATCCTTGCTCCTCCCGCAATCCTGACTGTCGGGAAGTTCTGCGGACGAATTCTGAAGAATTGCCACTGTGTATTGTCCAGATAGTCTCCGTCGTAGAAAGGCTTGATTGAATTCCAATGCAACTCCGCCGCTTCCAGATACTCTTTCGTATCTTTATCCAGTTCTTTCGGAAGAGCTCCGGTTAATCCGGAGATATGGAGCAGAGCCGATTCGTATTTTTGCAGAACGACTCCGTCCTTCTCTATCTTCTTAAGAAATTCGATATCGGCTTTTCTTGCAAGGGAAGTCATCGGATTTTTATTTTTCGAATAACCGAGGGCTTCGAATAATAGTTCGTACAACAACTGCATCCACACTTCTTTGCTATGAAAATCCTTATGGTGAAATTCTCTTTTCTGAAATTCCTCGGTCAAGTCGTAAGTAATAACCGGTTCTTTAATACCGGCATCTTTCAGGAACTGAATTTCTTTCAGGCGTTCATATATCTTATTGCATTTTTTATTAAATCGTTCAATACCCAATTTGTATAAATGAGAATTACGCAGTTCTATAGGCGCGTTTTCAGCTACTGCAGAACATTTCAAAATACCGGAGATATCATTTTTTTCTTCGGAATGGGTTTCCTTAATCTTCTTTATTTCGTCGCTGTTAATCAAATTTGCGATTGTAACCGACGGAATTTTTCGCCCGCTTCTTGTATAAACGTATCCGTGATTATTTTTGTTTTCGAAAGTTACATGAAGGATTACGCTATTGTATTTATTATCGATATTGTGCCCGTGGAGTTTCCAGTCGGAATAGTCGTAATCGATTTCAATATCGCCCACGTAAGTAAGATTGCCTATTCTTATCCTTGCGTTTTTGAAGTCCGGCCCGGCGGAATCGTGATTGAGAGCGCCGCAGTCGAGCACTGCAATTTCTTCTCCGTTAATTGTTTCAAGAATTGTGTTGTGGTCTAATTTCTGCCAGACTTCGTAGAGAACCCCTTCGTGAAATTTTGATTCTGAACCCATTGGTCCGCCAATTTTAAATTGAGAATGAACTGATGATTCGATTGCTTATAAAATTAAGATTTTATTTTAGTAAAATCCACAATTTTATAAATTGACGTAGCTTAGAATTTTCTCCCTCAACGTCTCCGGAAATTTTTCTGTAGGATCGCAATAGATCAATCCCCTGCTTATGTTTACAATAAAATTGCTCTTACCTTTATTTCCGAAAATCGCAAGCACGTCTTCATAGCTTCCGCCCTGCGCACCGACGCCGGGCAGCAATATCGGCATATTTCCGAAAGAATCGATTGCGCGGCCGAGTTCCGAAGAATTTGTTGCGCCAAAAACAAGTCCGATGTTATTGTGAATATTCCATTCGTTTGCTTTTTCAATAACCGCATTATATAAGAATCTGCCGTCGTTAAGCTCTAATTTTTCAAAGTCAGCAGAGCCGGGGTTCGACGTCAGGGCAAGTATAAAATTCAATTTATCTTCAAATTCGAAAAAAGGTTGGAGAGAATCGAATCCCATATATGGATGCAAAGTAACCGCATCGC comes from Melioribacter roseus P3M-2 and encodes:
- the rpmB gene encoding 50S ribosomal protein L28, translating into MARRCQVTGVGPVSGHNISHAHNRTKRRFLPNLQKKRIWVKELNRFVTVKLTTSALRTLAKNGTGELAKLITSGKIKVR
- a CDS encoding electron transfer flavoprotein subunit beta/FixA family protein produces the protein MKIAVCLNHVPDTASKISVGPDNKSIDTTGITFVVNPYDEFAVEEALKTKEKLGGETVVISLGNDNHKESIKKALAMGIDNAVLLKTDEIYDSLSVAKTLANEIKAQKAEIVFFGKQSVDYDNGVVGQMCAELLGYNSVSVVVALEIEGNKVKAEREIEGGREVVETELPVIITTQKGLNEPRYASLKGIMAAKKKAIEEKAPETVSNYTEVLSMKKPPAKQPGRIIGTDASAVPELIRLLKEEVKVI
- a CDS encoding electron transfer flavoprotein subunit alpha/FixB family protein, translated to MANKILVFLEQRQGQIKKSSYEAVSASIALSQNLNSEIEGVVIGGEVENVRLAGNYGLKKLYHIKNEQLENYSSSAYTDSLLEIINTADAQIIVFSSTSMGKDLAPRIAAKLDCGIVTDVTEWKVENGEIIATRPVYAGKALTDVKVKSEKKIFTLRPNVFKAEKISEQEAEIEVKNPGDLNLKTRVVDIKKSDTKLDVAEADIIVSGGRGMKAPENFKLIEELADLLGAATGASRAVVDAGWRPHSEQVGQTGKTVSPTLYIALGISGAIQHLAGMRSSKYIVAVNKDKDAPIFQIADYGIVGDVFEIVPAMIEELKKLRTIEHG
- a CDS encoding bifunctional nuclease family protein; its protein translation is MDKVQVEILGLSASPSTGGAYALLLKEVYGLRRLPIIIGSFEAQSIALEIEGIKAPRPLTHDLMKILLDHLGATVTEVVIDELRDNTFYAKIKLEVSSLTHEIDSRPSDAIALAVRTGSPIYVSEDVMRLASFVPSSEDVEGGENPEEEDEYEEPKPMREKRPISKEGRIAELQDQLREAIEKEDYERAAKLRDEINRLKGTN
- a CDS encoding DUF2851 family protein, with product MGSESKFHEGVLYEVWQKLDHNTILETINGEEIAVLDCGALNHDSAGPDFKNARIRIGNLTYVGDIEIDYDYSDWKLHGHNIDNKYNSVILHVTFENKNNHGYVYTRSGRKIPSVTIANLINSDEIKKIKETHSEEKNDISGILKCSAVAENAPIELRNSHLYKLGIERFNKKCNKIYERLKEIQFLKDAGIKEPVITYDLTEEFQKREFHHKDFHSKEVWMQLLYELLFEALGYSKNKNPMTSLARKADIEFLKKIEKDGVVLQKYESALLHISGLTGALPKELDKDTKEYLEAAELHWNSIKPFYDGDYLDNTQWQFFRIRPQNFPTVRIAGGARILYQLLHNDLIGIITKKIKEIRNIGVLVNSVRSLFVIKSDGYWKSHYVFGERASTDIKYFVGASRADEIMINVILPYFAVYFKIYGHEQLTDKVVKTYGIYEQRAENQIIHNVADALGVQSKVKKTVYAQGMIDLFRNYCSKNKCLECEIGKVVFE
- the pyrF gene encoding orotidine-5'-phosphate decarboxylase; the protein is MTAREKLNNKLSAGLHVCVGLDTDFSKIPEYFKKEPNPVLAFNRTVIENTKDYAAAYKINFAFYEKDGIEGVKNLIETIKLIPEDLLIIADAKRGDIGNTSRMYAESVFNYFNCDAVTLHPYMGFDSLQPFFEFEDKLNFILALTSNPGSADFEKLELNDGRFLYNAVIEKANEWNIHNNIGLVFGATNSSELGRAIDSFGNMPILLPGVGAQGGSYEDVLAIFGNKGKSNFIVNISRGLIYCDPTEKFPETLREKILSYVNL